From Mycobacteriales bacterium:
TCTTGGACGCACACAGCCGCGACGCGGAAAGTTAACTCCAACAAGGGAATAAGCGCGAACAGCCAGGAAGGGCCCACATCATGACCATTGCTTCCCTGCCAGATACGGAGGTAGAGAGCAGCCCAGAGCCGCAAGAGCCGGGTGCTCTCACCGATGGGATCCATCTGGTTGTCGACGCGCTCAAGCTCAACGACGTGCACACCATCTACGGTGTCGTCGGCATCCCGATCACCGATCTGGCCCGCCTCGCGCAGGCCTCGGGCATCCGCTACATCGGCTTCCGCCACGAGAGCGACGCCGGCCACGCCGCGGCAGCCGCCGGCTTCCTTACCAAGAAACCCGGCATCTGCCTGACGGTGTCGGCTCCTGGCTTTCTCAACGGGCTTGTCGCGCTTGCCAATGCCACCACGAATTGCTTTCCGATGGTGCAGATCTCCGGGTCGAGCGAGCGGCACCTCGTCGACCTCCAGCGCGGTGACTATGAGGAGATGGACCAGCTAGCTGCAGCCAGAATGTTTGCCAAGGCGGCCTACCGAGTATCGCGAGCCGAGGACGTCGGTCGCGGCATCGCCCGCGCGATCCGCACTGCGGCGTCCGGTCGTCCGGGCGGTGTCTACCTCGACATCCCGGCCGCGGTGCTCGGTGAGGTGCTCGACGCGGAAGAGGCGGCCAAAACGCTGTGGCGGGTCGTCAATCCCGCTCCGCGCCAGCTGCCGGAAACGGAAATGGTCGACTCCGCAATCGACCTGCTGGCCAACGCGAAACGGCCGCTGATCGTGCTGGGCAAGGGCGCGGCCTACGCGCAGGCAGACGAGCAGATCCGTGAGTTCGTCGAGACCACCGGGGTGCCGTACCTGCCGATGTCGATGGCGAAGGGTCTGCTGCCCGACGACCACCCGCAATCGGCGGCCACCGCCCGCTCGCTGGCACTGAAGCGGGCCGACGTGGTGATGCTCGTCGGTGCCCGGCTGAACTGGCTGCTCGGACACGGTGATGCGCCGCAATGGAATCCGGACGCCAAGTTCATCCAGGTCGACATCGCTGCCAACGAGATGGACAGCAACCAGCCGATCGCCGCACCGCTCGTCGGTGACATCGGCTCGGTGATGGATGCTCTCCTGGAGCGGGCGAAGCCCGGCCAGATCACCGTGCAGAACGAGTGGCGCGAGGAACTCGAGGCCAAGTCGTCGGGGAACGTCGCCAAGATGGC
This genomic window contains:
- the oxc gene encoding oxalyl-CoA decarboxylase, with the protein product MTIASLPDTEVESSPEPQEPGALTDGIHLVVDALKLNDVHTIYGVVGIPITDLARLAQASGIRYIGFRHESDAGHAAAAAGFLTKKPGICLTVSAPGFLNGLVALANATTNCFPMVQISGSSERHLVDLQRGDYEEMDQLAAARMFAKAAYRVSRAEDVGRGIARAIRTAASGRPGGVYLDIPAAVLGEVLDAEEAAKTLWRVVNPAPRQLPETEMVDSAIDLLANAKRPLIVLGKGAAYAQADEQIREFVETTGVPYLPMSMAKGLLPDDHPQSAATARSLALKRADVVMLVGARLNWLLGHGDAPQWNPDAKFIQVDIAANEMDSNQPIAAPLVGDIGSVMDALLERAKPGQITVQNEWREELEAKSSGNVAKMAGRLESALSAHPMKFLGALQVIRDVLQDNPQVYVVNEGANALDLARNTIGMQVPRHRLDSGTWGVMGIGMGYAIAAAVETGDPVVAIEGDSAFGFSGMELEAVCRYNLPIVTVILNNSGVYRGDDASTTSDPAPTALQARHEYMIKAFGGKGYQATTPEEVGAALREALASGRPALIDCVIDPSDGTESGNIAHLNPKGITAKH